The DNA window AGCGCCATCGGCATGATGGTGGCGCGGCGGTTTATGAGCGGAAGCCGGCTGAAAGATATCGCCGATGTGAAATATGTCAAACCCCATTTTGAGGGGGCGGGGCTGTATGTGGACAACATCTACATTATGAACATCGGCTTGCCGGCGCGGAGGGAAGAAATTTTGCGCTACGGGATGGGCTTTATTTTGACGCCGAAAAACTTCAACGCCCGAACAACGATCGCCAACCTCGGGCAGCGGCAAGCGATTTTGCACGATGTATCGACAGCGCTCGGCATTTATCGGGACTCGGGAACGCCGGCGCTCGTGCCGCTTGCCAAGCGCGATTTAAACGATGGACGCGTCGGCATTTTTATTTTGCCGCAAGTTGAGGATGTCGAGAAGGCGAAGGCAGTCATTGAAAACGTTCCGGTGCTTGAGAGCGCCATCCGCATGCCAGCGAAACGGCGGTGGAAACGGAAAGGGGGCGGCGATCATGACGCATGAAAAAATGATTTTGGCCATCATTACGACGAACGGCGAAAACGTTGCCGGCGGCGCCCCGATTTTTATTTGCCGCACAAGGGAGGAAATGGAGCGGATCGCTGCCAATTTAGAGGCCATTTTAGACGGCATCGCCCATGAACTGAGCGACGGGCTGCTTGTGATCGTCAAGCATTAAGGCGGTTGTTGGACGTTTCGCTTTTTGATAAAATAAAGCAGTTGTAGCATGTCTTGGTTCATCGCCAAAAGTTATCCTTGATGTGTAAAACGAGGCATGTTCATGCCCCTTCAATGGACAAAACGCGCAAAAGAACGAGGGAGCTTGCCCCCGTAGCTTTGACCGTAAAAGAAATAGACCGTCAAGTGCACTTTGCGGTGATGAACCGATGCCCTAGGAGAAGGGCGTTTTTTTTCAAGAGCAAAGCGAGGCAAAAATAAGGATAAAGGGTGGTAGCATGGCAAATCCAGTCGTGGCCATTGTCGGTCGTCCGAACGTGGGGAAATCAACCATTTTCAACCGCATCGTCGGGGAGCGCATTTCCATTGTCGAAGATGTGCCCGGGGTGACGCGCGACCGCATTTACAGCAGCGCCGAATGGCTGAACCATTCATTTTACTTGATTGACACCGGGGGCATTGACATCGGCGATGAGCCGCTGCTTGTGCAAATTCGCCAGCAGGCGGAAATCGCCATCGATGAGGCGGATGTCATCATCTTTATGACGAACGGCCGCGACGGCGTGACGGCCGCTGATGAAGAAGTGGCGAAACTGCTGCGCCGGTCGAATAAGCCAGTCGTGCTCGCCGTGAACAAAATCGACAATCCGGAGATGCGCGAGCTGATTTACGATTTTTACACGCTTGGTTTCGGCGATCCGTACCCGATTTCCGGAGCGCACGGGACAGGACTTGGCGATTTGCTTGACGCCGTCGTCCGCCATTTTCCGAAAGACGGCGGGCAAGAATACGAGGAAGATGTCATTAAGTTTTGCCTCATCGGCCGGCCGAACGTCGGCAAATCGTCGCTTGTCAACGCCATTTTAGGGGAAGAACGGGTGATTGTCAGCGATATCGCCGGCACGACGAGAGACGCTGTAGACACTTCGTTTGTCCGCGAAGGCCAGAAATATGTTATTATTGATACGGCAGGAATGCGCAAACGGGGAAAAATTTACGAAAGCACGGAAAAATACAGCGTGTTGCGCGCGCTAAGAGCCATTGAGCGCTCCGATGTCGTGCTTGTCGTTTTAAACGCGGAGGAAGGGATTATCGAACAGGATAAAAAAATCGCCGGGTATGCGCATGAGGCGGGGCGCGGCGTCATTCTCATCGTCAATAAATGGGATGCCATCGAAAAAGACGATAAAACGATGGTGGAATTTGAGCGGAAGATTCGCGATCATTTCCCGTTTTTAGACTATGCGCCGATTTTATTTGTGTCGGCGAAGACGAAGCAGCGGCTTCATAAGCTGTTGCCGCTTGTGCAACTCGTCAGCGACAACCACGCGATGCGCGTTCAGACGAATGTGCTCAATGAAGTCATTATGGACGCGGTGGCGATGAACCCGACGCCGACGCATAACGGGCGGCGCTTGAAAATTTATTACATGACGCAAGTAGCCGTCAAACCGCCGACGTTCGTCGCCTTTGTCAACGATCCAGAGCTCATGCACTTTTCGTACGAACGGTTTTTGGAAAACCGCATTCGCGACGCGTTCGGCTTCGAGGGCACGCCGATCAAAATCATCGCCCGCCCGCGGAAATAAGAAAAGCGGAGGCGCCGCGACGGGCAACATGTCCTTCGCCTGCCGAGATTGGCGGTCCGAAAGCGAAGGGGATTGGGCTTCGAGCGGGGGCGCGCCGGGCGTTTTTCAGGAAAGCGACAATCGGACAAAGGAAGTGGGAACGATGGAGAACGTCACCGTACTGGGGGCAGGAAGCTGGGGAACGGCATTGGCGCTCGTTTTAGCTGACAACGGACACCGCGTCCGGCTTTGGAGCCACCGGGCTGAACAAGCAAGAGAGATCAACGAGCAACGGACGAACGAAAAATATTTGCCGGGCGTCCGCCTGCCGGAGGCCATTATCGGTTGCGCCGACCTTTGCGCCGCGCTTGATGGCATTTCCATTGC is part of the Geobacillus sp. 46C-IIa genome and encodes:
- a CDS encoding YIEGIA family protein translates to MNEYTFPILYGVAAGVLTRLYLLRTDYRQYPTYLHGRTIHIALGAIAAGLGTVAVPAIMEKEFAAITFLALAASQFRDVRNMERNTLNELDQYELVPRGKTYIEGIAIVFEGRNYLVIFVSFLSTLFYLVWNVWAALVASAIGMMVARRFMSGSRLKDIADVKYVKPHFEGAGLYVDNIYIMNIGLPARREEILRYGMGFILTPKNFNARTTIANLGQRQAILHDVSTALGIYRDSGTPALVPLAKRDLNDGRVGIFILPQVEDVEKAKAVIENVPVLESAIRMPAKRRWKRKGGGDHDA
- the der gene encoding ribosome biogenesis GTPase Der, with product MANPVVAIVGRPNVGKSTIFNRIVGERISIVEDVPGVTRDRIYSSAEWLNHSFYLIDTGGIDIGDEPLLVQIRQQAEIAIDEADVIIFMTNGRDGVTAADEEVAKLLRRSNKPVVLAVNKIDNPEMRELIYDFYTLGFGDPYPISGAHGTGLGDLLDAVVRHFPKDGGQEYEEDVIKFCLIGRPNVGKSSLVNAILGEERVIVSDIAGTTRDAVDTSFVREGQKYVIIDTAGMRKRGKIYESTEKYSVLRALRAIERSDVVLVVLNAEEGIIEQDKKIAGYAHEAGRGVILIVNKWDAIEKDDKTMVEFERKIRDHFPFLDYAPILFVSAKTKQRLHKLLPLVQLVSDNHAMRVQTNVLNEVIMDAVAMNPTPTHNGRRLKIYYMTQVAVKPPTFVAFVNDPELMHFSYERFLENRIRDAFGFEGTPIKIIARPRK